In Coregonus clupeaformis isolate EN_2021a unplaced genomic scaffold, ASM2061545v1 scaf0103, whole genome shotgun sequence, one genomic interval encodes:
- the isl1a gene encoding insulin gene enhancer protein isl-1 isoform X4 — protein MGDMGDPQKKKRLISLCVGCGNQIHDQYILRVSPDLEWHAACLKCAECNQYLDESCTCFVRDGKTYCKRDYVRLYGIKCAKCNIGFSKNDFVMRARSKVYHIECFRCVACSRQLIPGDEFALREDGLFCRADHDVVERATMGAGDPLSPLHPARPLQMADPISARQPALRPHVHKQPEKTTRVRTVLNEKQLHTLRTCYNANPRPDALMKEQLVEMTGLSPRVIRVWFQNKRCKDKKRSILMKQLQQQQPNDKTNIQGMTGTPMVAASPERHDGGLQANPVEVQSYQPPWKVLSDFALQSEIDQPAFQQLVNFSEGGPGSNSTGSEVASMSSQLPDTPNSMVSSPIES, from the exons ATGGGCGATATGGGGGATCCGCAGAAAA AAAAGCGGCTGATCTCGCTGTGTGTTGGCTGTGGGAACCAGATCCATGACCAGTATATTCTGCGGGTCTCTCCAGACCTCGAGTGGCACGCTGCCTGTTTGAAGTGTGCAGAGTGTAATCAGTATCTGGATGAATCGTGTACCTGCTTTGTCCGAGACGGGAAAACCTACTGTAAAAGGGACTATGTCAG GTTATACGGGATAAAGTGCGCTAAATGCAACATCGGTTTCAGCAAGAATGACTTCGTGATGAGAGCGCGCTCCAAGGTGTACCATATCGAGTGTTTTCGGTGTGTGGCCTGCAGCCGACAGCTCATCCCGGGGGACGAGTTCGCTCTCAGGGAGGACGGCTTGTTCTGCCGGGCCGACCATGACGTCGTGGAGCGGGCCACAATGGGCGCCggagaccccctcagcccccttcACCCGGCCCGACCTTTACAAATGGCAG ACCCAATATCAGCCAGACAGCCCGCGCTCCGACCGCACGTCCACAAACAACCGGAAAAGACCACTCGAGTCCGGACGGTCCTTAACGAAAAGCAGCTGCACACGTTGCGGACCTGCTACAACGCCAACCCCAGGCCCGACGCACTGATGAAGGAGCAACTAGTCGAGATGACCGGCCTCAGTCCCCGAGTCATCCGGGTCTGGTTCCAAAACAAGCGCTGCAAGGACAAGAAGAGGAGTATTCTGATGAAACAGTTACAGCAGCAGCAGCCGAACGACAAAACG AATATCCAGGGAATGACGGGCACTCCGATGGTGGCGGCCAGCCCGGAGAGACACGACGGTGGTTTGCAGGCTAACCCAGTGGAGGTGCAGAGTTACCAGCCGCCTTGGAAGGTCCTCAGTGACTTCGCGTTACAGAGTGAGATCGACCAGCCCGCGTTTCAACAACTG GTCAATTTCTCGGAGGGAGGCCCTGGTTCCAACTCAACAGGGAGCGAAGTTGCCTCGATGTCATCCCAACTTCCGgacacacccaacagcatggtCTCGAGCCCTATAGAGTCGTAG
- the isl1a gene encoding insulin gene enhancer protein isl-1 isoform X1: MGDMGDPQKKKRLISLCVGCGNQIHDQYILRVSPDLEWHAACLKCAECNQYLDESCTCFVRDGKTYCKRDYVRLYGIKCAKCNIGFSKNDFVMRARSKVYHIECFRCVACSRQLIPGDEFALREDGLFCRADHDVVERATMGAGDPLSPLHPARPLQMAADPISARQPALRPHVHKQPEKTTRVRTVLNEKQLHTLRTCYNANPRPDALMKEQLVEMTGLSPRVIRVWFQNKRCKDKKRSILMKQLQQQQPNDKTFLWDYLQNIQGMTGTPMVAASPERHDGGLQANPVEVQSYQPPWKVLSDFALQSEIDQPAFQQLVNFSEGGPGSNSTGSEVASMSSQLPDTPNSMVSSPIES, translated from the exons ATGGGCGATATGGGGGATCCGCAGAAAA AAAAGCGGCTGATCTCGCTGTGTGTTGGCTGTGGGAACCAGATCCATGACCAGTATATTCTGCGGGTCTCTCCAGACCTCGAGTGGCACGCTGCCTGTTTGAAGTGTGCAGAGTGTAATCAGTATCTGGATGAATCGTGTACCTGCTTTGTCCGAGACGGGAAAACCTACTGTAAAAGGGACTATGTCAG GTTATACGGGATAAAGTGCGCTAAATGCAACATCGGTTTCAGCAAGAATGACTTCGTGATGAGAGCGCGCTCCAAGGTGTACCATATCGAGTGTTTTCGGTGTGTGGCCTGCAGCCGACAGCTCATCCCGGGGGACGAGTTCGCTCTCAGGGAGGACGGCTTGTTCTGCCGGGCCGACCATGACGTCGTGGAGCGGGCCACAATGGGCGCCggagaccccctcagcccccttcACCCGGCCCGACCTTTACAAATGGCAG CAGACCCAATATCAGCCAGACAGCCCGCGCTCCGACCGCACGTCCACAAACAACCGGAAAAGACCACTCGAGTCCGGACGGTCCTTAACGAAAAGCAGCTGCACACGTTGCGGACCTGCTACAACGCCAACCCCAGGCCCGACGCACTGATGAAGGAGCAACTAGTCGAGATGACCGGCCTCAGTCCCCGAGTCATCCGGGTCTGGTTCCAAAACAAGCGCTGCAAGGACAAGAAGAGGAGTATTCTGATGAAACAGTTACAGCAGCAGCAGCCGAACGACAAAACG TTTCTCTGGGACTATCTGCAGAATATCCAGGGAATGACGGGCACTCCGATGGTGGCGGCCAGCCCGGAGAGACACGACGGTGGTTTGCAGGCTAACCCAGTGGAGGTGCAGAGTTACCAGCCGCCTTGGAAGGTCCTCAGTGACTTCGCGTTACAGAGTGAGATCGACCAGCCCGCGTTTCAACAACTG GTCAATTTCTCGGAGGGAGGCCCTGGTTCCAACTCAACAGGGAGCGAAGTTGCCTCGATGTCATCCCAACTTCCGgacacacccaacagcatggtCTCGAGCCCTATAGAGTCGTAG
- the isl1a gene encoding insulin gene enhancer protein isl-1 isoform X2 has protein sequence MGDMGDPQKKKRLISLCVGCGNQIHDQYILRVSPDLEWHAACLKCAECNQYLDESCTCFVRDGKTYCKRDYVRLYGIKCAKCNIGFSKNDFVMRARSKVYHIECFRCVACSRQLIPGDEFALREDGLFCRADHDVVERATMGAGDPLSPLHPARPLQMADPISARQPALRPHVHKQPEKTTRVRTVLNEKQLHTLRTCYNANPRPDALMKEQLVEMTGLSPRVIRVWFQNKRCKDKKRSILMKQLQQQQPNDKTFLWDYLQNIQGMTGTPMVAASPERHDGGLQANPVEVQSYQPPWKVLSDFALQSEIDQPAFQQLVNFSEGGPGSNSTGSEVASMSSQLPDTPNSMVSSPIES, from the exons ATGGGCGATATGGGGGATCCGCAGAAAA AAAAGCGGCTGATCTCGCTGTGTGTTGGCTGTGGGAACCAGATCCATGACCAGTATATTCTGCGGGTCTCTCCAGACCTCGAGTGGCACGCTGCCTGTTTGAAGTGTGCAGAGTGTAATCAGTATCTGGATGAATCGTGTACCTGCTTTGTCCGAGACGGGAAAACCTACTGTAAAAGGGACTATGTCAG GTTATACGGGATAAAGTGCGCTAAATGCAACATCGGTTTCAGCAAGAATGACTTCGTGATGAGAGCGCGCTCCAAGGTGTACCATATCGAGTGTTTTCGGTGTGTGGCCTGCAGCCGACAGCTCATCCCGGGGGACGAGTTCGCTCTCAGGGAGGACGGCTTGTTCTGCCGGGCCGACCATGACGTCGTGGAGCGGGCCACAATGGGCGCCggagaccccctcagcccccttcACCCGGCCCGACCTTTACAAATGGCAG ACCCAATATCAGCCAGACAGCCCGCGCTCCGACCGCACGTCCACAAACAACCGGAAAAGACCACTCGAGTCCGGACGGTCCTTAACGAAAAGCAGCTGCACACGTTGCGGACCTGCTACAACGCCAACCCCAGGCCCGACGCACTGATGAAGGAGCAACTAGTCGAGATGACCGGCCTCAGTCCCCGAGTCATCCGGGTCTGGTTCCAAAACAAGCGCTGCAAGGACAAGAAGAGGAGTATTCTGATGAAACAGTTACAGCAGCAGCAGCCGAACGACAAAACG TTTCTCTGGGACTATCTGCAGAATATCCAGGGAATGACGGGCACTCCGATGGTGGCGGCCAGCCCGGAGAGACACGACGGTGGTTTGCAGGCTAACCCAGTGGAGGTGCAGAGTTACCAGCCGCCTTGGAAGGTCCTCAGTGACTTCGCGTTACAGAGTGAGATCGACCAGCCCGCGTTTCAACAACTG GTCAATTTCTCGGAGGGAGGCCCTGGTTCCAACTCAACAGGGAGCGAAGTTGCCTCGATGTCATCCCAACTTCCGgacacacccaacagcatggtCTCGAGCCCTATAGAGTCGTAG
- the isl1a gene encoding insulin gene enhancer protein isl-1 isoform X3, with the protein MGDMGDPQKKKRLISLCVGCGNQIHDQYILRVSPDLEWHAACLKCAECNQYLDESCTCFVRDGKTYCKRDYVRLYGIKCAKCNIGFSKNDFVMRARSKVYHIECFRCVACSRQLIPGDEFALREDGLFCRADHDVVERATMGAGDPLSPLHPARPLQMAADPISARQPALRPHVHKQPEKTTRVRTVLNEKQLHTLRTCYNANPRPDALMKEQLVEMTGLSPRVIRVWFQNKRCKDKKRSILMKQLQQQQPNDKTNIQGMTGTPMVAASPERHDGGLQANPVEVQSYQPPWKVLSDFALQSEIDQPAFQQLVNFSEGGPGSNSTGSEVASMSSQLPDTPNSMVSSPIES; encoded by the exons ATGGGCGATATGGGGGATCCGCAGAAAA AAAAGCGGCTGATCTCGCTGTGTGTTGGCTGTGGGAACCAGATCCATGACCAGTATATTCTGCGGGTCTCTCCAGACCTCGAGTGGCACGCTGCCTGTTTGAAGTGTGCAGAGTGTAATCAGTATCTGGATGAATCGTGTACCTGCTTTGTCCGAGACGGGAAAACCTACTGTAAAAGGGACTATGTCAG GTTATACGGGATAAAGTGCGCTAAATGCAACATCGGTTTCAGCAAGAATGACTTCGTGATGAGAGCGCGCTCCAAGGTGTACCATATCGAGTGTTTTCGGTGTGTGGCCTGCAGCCGACAGCTCATCCCGGGGGACGAGTTCGCTCTCAGGGAGGACGGCTTGTTCTGCCGGGCCGACCATGACGTCGTGGAGCGGGCCACAATGGGCGCCggagaccccctcagcccccttcACCCGGCCCGACCTTTACAAATGGCAG CAGACCCAATATCAGCCAGACAGCCCGCGCTCCGACCGCACGTCCACAAACAACCGGAAAAGACCACTCGAGTCCGGACGGTCCTTAACGAAAAGCAGCTGCACACGTTGCGGACCTGCTACAACGCCAACCCCAGGCCCGACGCACTGATGAAGGAGCAACTAGTCGAGATGACCGGCCTCAGTCCCCGAGTCATCCGGGTCTGGTTCCAAAACAAGCGCTGCAAGGACAAGAAGAGGAGTATTCTGATGAAACAGTTACAGCAGCAGCAGCCGAACGACAAAACG AATATCCAGGGAATGACGGGCACTCCGATGGTGGCGGCCAGCCCGGAGAGACACGACGGTGGTTTGCAGGCTAACCCAGTGGAGGTGCAGAGTTACCAGCCGCCTTGGAAGGTCCTCAGTGACTTCGCGTTACAGAGTGAGATCGACCAGCCCGCGTTTCAACAACTG GTCAATTTCTCGGAGGGAGGCCCTGGTTCCAACTCAACAGGGAGCGAAGTTGCCTCGATGTCATCCCAACTTCCGgacacacccaacagcatggtCTCGAGCCCTATAGAGTCGTAG